The Rhodospirillales bacterium genome window below encodes:
- a CDS encoding SprT-like domain-containing protein, whose product MTDPTRSTYDGLREAYDFFNRRLFGGRLPQCLITMQRHRTAYGYFAGGRFGTVDGNETTDEIALNPSHFRSRTTEESLSTLVHEMTHLEQHHFGAPSRQGYHNKEWAGLMRAVGLIPSATAAEGGKETGQKVSHYIARGGPFDLACRELLQQGYSVRYVELWRDPEAAKRKAASKTKYTCPACGLNAWGKPEISLTCGECDERMQADPAEP is encoded by the coding sequence ATGACCGACCCGACCCGCAGTACCTACGACGGCCTCCGAGAAGCGTACGATTTCTTCAACCGCCGCCTCTTCGGCGGCAGGCTGCCGCAGTGCCTGATCACCATGCAGCGGCACAGGACGGCGTATGGCTACTTCGCCGGCGGCCGCTTCGGCACCGTGGACGGCAACGAGACCACCGACGAGATCGCGCTGAACCCGTCGCACTTCCGCAGCCGGACGACCGAGGAGAGCCTCTCGACGCTGGTGCACGAGATGACCCACCTCGAGCAGCATCACTTCGGCGCTCCGAGCCGCCAGGGCTACCACAACAAGGAATGGGCCGGGCTGATGCGGGCGGTCGGCCTGATCCCGTCGGCGACGGCCGCCGAGGGCGGCAAGGAGACCGGCCAGAAGGTCAGCCACTACATCGCCCGCGGCGGCCCCTTCGACCTGGCGTGTCGCGAGCTGCTGCAGCAAGGCTACTCGGTGCGGTATGTCGAGCTGTGGCGCGACCCGGAGGCGGCGAAGCGAAAGGCCGCCAGCAAGACGAAATACACCTGTCCGGCGTGCGGGCTGAACGCATGGGGCAAGCCGGAAATCAGCCTTACGTGCGGCGAGTGCGACGAGCGGATGCAGGCCGATCCCGCCGAGCCTTGA
- a CDS encoding type IV secretion system protein — protein sequence MDALAPLGHAFATALAGGTANIMPYAEFMAWGFMVLGVAWLGLTIAFGSGGPPALATRLVITGGFYLVVVQTAQVIGEDVLSGAVQFGLLAGGSSLSPDVFLNSPDTIFAIGYARAIDLNELADQSCGTVPLGGCLAHIGSYLPLVVASWTVLLTFLFIAGSVLLTFALFKLCILASLVILPAAIFVPAAGFASGVVRYAVHSAVQLMVLAMIVSIANMVFGSITIHGGAGLTTATPFLGGALVLAGATLGSMGLAHALTSGAIASLGTYLAAPAMGAAAARSAAGHLDAPATSALKAAGGETFRAMSAAANASQASISGMSRRTEARRPAQTDGSPPTGR from the coding sequence ATGGACGCTCTCGCACCGCTCGGCCACGCCTTCGCCACGGCCCTCGCGGGCGGCACAGCCAATATCATGCCCTACGCCGAGTTCATGGCCTGGGGTTTTATGGTTCTCGGGGTCGCCTGGCTCGGCCTTACCATCGCTTTCGGCAGCGGTGGACCGCCGGCCCTCGCCACCAGGCTGGTCATCACCGGCGGCTTCTATCTCGTCGTCGTCCAGACGGCACAGGTGATCGGTGAGGACGTCCTCTCTGGTGCCGTGCAGTTCGGCCTGCTCGCCGGAGGCAGCTCATTGAGCCCGGACGTCTTCCTGAACTCGCCGGACACGATCTTTGCGATCGGCTACGCCCGCGCGATAGACCTGAATGAACTCGCCGATCAGTCGTGCGGAACGGTGCCGCTCGGAGGGTGCCTGGCGCACATCGGCAGCTACCTCCCGCTGGTCGTGGCGTCATGGACGGTGCTTCTGACTTTTCTCTTCATCGCCGGGAGCGTCCTGCTCACCTTCGCGCTGTTCAAGCTCTGCATCCTCGCATCGCTGGTGATCCTGCCGGCAGCCATCTTTGTACCTGCCGCCGGCTTCGCCTCGGGCGTCGTGCGCTACGCCGTTCACAGCGCCGTGCAGCTCATGGTGCTGGCGATGATCGTCTCGATCGCGAACATGGTGTTTGGCTCGATAACGATTCATGGAGGGGCCGGTCTGACGACGGCGACCCCGTTCCTCGGGGGCGCGCTCGTCCTGGCTGGGGCGACGCTCGGGTCCATGGGCCTGGCACACGCCCTGACATCCGGCGCGATCGCCTCCCTGGGCACCTACCTGGCGGCGCCGGCGATGGGCGCCGCGGCAGCACGGAGCGCCGCCGGGCACCTCGACGCGCCCGCCACCAGCGCACTCAAGGCCGCCGGCGGCGAGACGTTCCGGGCCATGTCTGCGGCCGCCAACGCCAGCCAAGCCAGCATCTCCGGGATGAGCCGCCGCACCGAGGCCCGCCGTCCCGCGCAAACGGACGGCAGCCCGCCCACGGGCCGGTGA